A part of Paenibacillus sp. sptzw28 genomic DNA contains:
- the msrB gene encoding peptide-methionine (R)-S-oxide reductase MsrB, whose protein sequence is MTESKVELATFAGGCFWCMVTPFDQMPGIIKVTSGYTGGRTENPTYEEVCSETTGHAEAVQIQFNPGIMSYQRLLELYWQQIDPTDPEGQFHDKGSSYRTAIFYHSEEQRILAEQSKRDLQESGRFGKPIVTEIVPAGAFYPAEEYHQDYYKKQPLRYKMYRKGSGRDAFIDEHWTYRKDEKELKERLTPIQYEVTQNNATEPPFRNEYWDHKGEGIYVDIVSGEALFSSLDKFDSGCGWPSFTKPLNDNEVKEHLDQSHGMIRTEVRSGKADSHLGHVFNDGPGPHGLRYCINSAALRFIPKENLEKEGYAEYAALFRK, encoded by the coding sequence ATGACGGAATCAAAAGTTGAGTTGGCTACTTTTGCTGGAGGATGCTTCTGGTGTATGGTAACGCCGTTTGATCAGATGCCCGGAATCATTAAAGTGACCTCCGGATACACGGGCGGGCGCACGGAGAATCCGACGTATGAAGAGGTTTGCTCCGAAACGACCGGGCATGCCGAAGCGGTTCAAATTCAGTTCAATCCGGGCATTATGAGCTACCAGCGGTTATTGGAGTTATATTGGCAGCAAATCGATCCGACCGATCCCGAGGGCCAGTTTCATGACAAAGGCTCCTCATACCGGACAGCGATCTTCTACCACTCCGAAGAACAGCGCATTTTAGCGGAGCAGTCGAAACGCGACCTGCAGGAGAGCGGAAGGTTCGGTAAGCCGATCGTTACGGAAATCGTACCGGCAGGCGCTTTCTATCCGGCCGAGGAATATCATCAGGATTATTACAAGAAGCAGCCGCTGAGATATAAAATGTACCGCAAGGGCTCAGGAAGAGACGCATTTATCGACGAACATTGGACATACCGCAAGGATGAGAAGGAACTGAAAGAAAGGCTCACTCCGATTCAATACGAAGTAACTCAGAATAATGCCACGGAGCCGCCGTTCAGGAACGAATACTGGGATCATAAGGGCGAAGGCATTTATGTGGACATCGTTTCCGGCGAGGCCCTATTCAGCTCCCTCGATAAATTTGATTCGGGCTGCGGTTGGCCCAGTTTCACGAAACCGTTGAACGACAATGAGGTTAAAGAGCATCTGGATCAAAGCCACGGCATGATCAGGACGGAAGTGCGCAGCGGTAAAGCCGACTCTCACCTCGGACACGTATTTAATGACGGCCCCGGGCCGCACGGCCTGCGATACTGCATAAATTCCGCGGCACTGCGGTTTATTCCCAAGGAAAATTTGGAGAAAGAAGGATATGCTGAATACGCAGCCTTATTTCGGAAATAA
- a CDS encoding NUDIX domain-containing protein: MEAKYCMSCGSALELRDMDGTTRKACTACSFVHWGNYSVGVGALVVKDGKILLVRRAQEPGKGKWTNPGGYLEQHEMMHETVRREVLEESGIDAAIKGVVAIRDQPRTIHNVYIAFAMEYIGGEPTPDGYEVDGAGFFSLGEMESMEVAGFTQWLVDVALKSEADGLMVDEQPIVPLAGYGLFRI; encoded by the coding sequence ATGGAAGCAAAATATTGTATGTCGTGCGGCTCGGCATTAGAGCTGCGGGATATGGACGGAACCACTAGAAAGGCATGCACCGCTTGCAGCTTCGTTCATTGGGGTAATTACAGCGTAGGTGTCGGCGCCCTTGTCGTTAAGGACGGGAAAATCCTGCTCGTCCGCAGAGCCCAGGAACCGGGGAAAGGAAAATGGACGAACCCCGGCGGCTATTTAGAACAGCATGAAATGATGCATGAAACGGTTAGAAGAGAAGTCCTTGAGGAATCGGGCATCGATGCGGCGATTAAGGGAGTGGTGGCAATCCGGGATCAGCCGCGCACGATACATAATGTTTATATCGCGTTTGCGATGGAATATATCGGCGGGGAACCGACCCCTGACGGTTATGAAGTCGACGGAGCCGGATTTTTCAGTCTGGGGGAAATGGAATCAATGGAAGTCGCCGGCTTTACACAGTGGCTTGTGGACGTCGCGCTGAAGTCGGAGGCGGATGGATTGATGGTCGATGAGCAGCCGATAGTTCCTCTGGCCGGGTACGGTTTATTCCGTATTTAA
- a CDS encoding cell wall hydrolase — protein sequence MYRRLSILFLFMFILSAVTINNYAAAQAPATLSFGSKGPDVPDLQFRLQTLGYFNSSFNTSFGMVTRNSVMRFQKDYGLPADGIAGRQTWLMLKKVTVSKPELTKLARIIYGEARGETYKGQVAVGAVVMNRLQSPLFPKTLTDVIMEPYAFTAVADGQYWLLPNQTAYQAAKDAVRGWDPTGKALFYYNPDTATSDWIRSRKIITKIGRHLFTL from the coding sequence ATGTACAGACGACTATCGATTCTTTTTCTATTTATGTTCATTCTCTCTGCCGTCACCATAAACAATTATGCCGCTGCGCAAGCTCCCGCCACCTTGAGTTTTGGAAGCAAAGGACCGGACGTGCCTGACTTGCAGTTCCGGCTTCAGACGCTCGGTTATTTCAACTCTTCCTTTAATACGTCCTTCGGGATGGTGACCCGGAACAGTGTTATGCGTTTTCAGAAAGATTACGGGCTTCCGGCCGATGGGATTGCAGGACGGCAAACATGGTTAATGCTCAAAAAAGTTACGGTCAGCAAGCCGGAATTGACTAAGCTGGCTCGTATTATATACGGTGAAGCGAGAGGGGAAACTTATAAAGGTCAAGTCGCGGTTGGAGCCGTTGTAATGAACCGGCTGCAGTCCCCGCTGTTTCCGAAAACATTAACCGATGTTATTATGGAGCCTTATGCGTTCACTGCCGTTGCGGACGGCCAATATTGGCTGTTGCCGAACCAAACTGCTTATCAAGCGGCGAAAGACGCAGTAAGAGGGTGGGATCCGACAGGCAAAGCTCTCTTCTACTATAACCCCGATACCGCTACTTCAGATTGGATCCGGTCACGCAAAATAATCACAAAAATCGGCAGACATTTATTTACTCTTTGA
- the xerS gene encoding tyrosine recombinase XerS, translating to MNVIKLKDRQELDRRTPSMPWYVEKFINYKLPDLSPSSLLEYVRDYETFLSWLLAEGLAAGPTFRDITLEELEKLHMDSIDHFKMFLATRQQLSNSKTTISRKLSSLRSLFHYLSQIAEDEQFYPLLKRNVMAKVSIKRTHKPKDTAAKLEGKLLQEQEIDEFIRFINEDYGRDVATNKQATFAYLRNRIRDTCIVSLILNSGLRVSEVVNMNVDDLDMKKKLLYVYRKGKNDDTFKTPVYFRQEAMRDLQQYVSLRDSQYKAPKREKALFLAIANGRREGSRMTKRAIQEMVIKYAKRFGKPYLSVHKLRHSFATDYYLRNDLYMTQEQLGHASPETTQIYAHLTDKTMAEAIDRQKRQE from the coding sequence TTGAACGTCATCAAGCTGAAAGACCGCCAGGAGCTCGACCGCAGGACGCCTTCCATGCCCTGGTACGTGGAAAAATTTATCAACTACAAGCTTCCGGATCTCTCCCCGTCCTCCCTGCTCGAATATGTACGGGACTACGAGACGTTTCTCTCTTGGCTGCTTGCAGAAGGGCTGGCTGCGGGACCGACGTTCCGCGATATCACGCTTGAAGAACTCGAGAAGCTGCATATGGACAGCATCGACCATTTCAAAATGTTTCTCGCCACAAGGCAGCAGCTGTCCAACAGCAAGACAACAATCTCGCGCAAGCTTTCCTCGCTTCGGTCGCTCTTCCATTATTTGAGCCAAATCGCCGAGGACGAGCAGTTTTATCCGCTGCTCAAGCGAAACGTGATGGCCAAGGTATCGATCAAGCGGACGCATAAGCCGAAGGACACCGCAGCCAAGCTCGAAGGCAAACTGCTGCAGGAACAGGAAATTGACGAGTTTATCCGATTTATCAATGAGGATTACGGCAGGGATGTCGCTACCAACAAACAAGCGACGTTCGCTTATTTACGGAATCGAATCCGGGATACGTGCATCGTCAGCCTCATTCTCAATTCGGGTCTTCGGGTTTCGGAGGTCGTTAATATGAATGTGGATGATTTGGATATGAAGAAGAAGCTGCTGTATGTGTATCGCAAAGGCAAGAATGACGATACCTTTAAGACCCCGGTTTACTTCCGGCAGGAAGCGATGCGTGATTTGCAGCAGTATGTCTCATTGAGGGATTCCCAATATAAAGCGCCGAAGAGGGAGAAGGCGCTGTTCCTGGCGATCGCCAATGGCAGGAGGGAAGGCTCCCGTATGACGAAACGCGCCATACAGGAGATGGTCATCAAATACGCCAAACGCTTCGGCAAGCCGTACTTGTCGGTACATAAGCTGCGCCACTCGTTCGCAACGGATTATTATTTGCGCAACGACTTATACATGACGCAGGAGCAGCTCGGACATGCCTCGCCGGAAACGACGCAAATCTACGCGCACCTGACGGACAAAACGATGGCAGAAGCAATCGACCGCCAGAAGCGGCAGGAATAG
- a CDS encoding DinB family protein — MMRRPALDEYAPYFDTYVRLVPKGNIEELLTAQLEEMVALSGEISDEQSSYRYAAGKWSLKQVLGHIIDNERVWAYRMLRIARGDAIVFQSYDQDKFMQAASFDSLTLKELIDDYSFVRRSTLTLLRGLSEESRSRQGELYGKPLTARAAAYVIAGHELHHLAVIKQKYLSPDLS, encoded by the coding sequence ATGATGAGAAGACCCGCTTTAGATGAGTACGCCCCTTATTTCGACACCTATGTCCGCCTTGTACCGAAGGGCAATATAGAAGAACTGCTTACCGCCCAGCTCGAGGAGATGGTCGCTTTGTCAGGAGAAATATCCGATGAGCAGTCAAGCTACAGGTATGCAGCCGGCAAATGGAGCCTGAAGCAGGTTCTGGGCCATATCATAGATAATGAGCGGGTCTGGGCCTATCGGATGCTCCGCATTGCCCGCGGCGATGCGATCGTGTTTCAGAGCTACGATCAGGATAAGTTTATGCAGGCGGCCTCGTTCGACAGCCTGACCCTTAAAGAGCTTATTGACGATTATTCATTCGTTCGCCGGTCGACGTTAACGCTGCTGCGCGGTTTAAGCGAAGAATCGCGGTCGCGGCAGGGCGAGCTGTACGGGAAGCCGCTCACTGCCCGCGCCGCCGCTTACGTCATTGCAGGTCACGAACTGCATCACTTGGCGGTGATCAAACAGAAGTATCTATCGCCGGATTTAAGTTGA